The Megalops cyprinoides isolate fMegCyp1 chromosome 12, fMegCyp1.pri, whole genome shotgun sequence genome contains a region encoding:
- the ptafr gene encoding platelet-activating factor receptor, which translates to MTVTENGSSEDNKFLDSEFRYTLFPVFYSLVFILGLTGNCCALFVLRKMREAKAINEIRIYMTNLTVADLLFVTALPLWISYYKEHGHWAFSDALCRITGSMFFINTYCSILFLTVISFNRYWAVTQPLDAASCDHRRRGIVVSVVIWATTLSASIPYLVFPGINEHNETGVNIIRCFEGYQNETKEQKWWVAKTHFVIIGFFALVFLLVVICNLLIGRTLMLQQMNKAGRQGWRLKKHALSMVCVVVVVFVVCFVPHHVVQGPWTMAVLGLTHWAEDTQQWLNNVHQITLMLMGLNCLLDPVVYCFATRKFRRYICDHFRKLSRGRMCSRYTASTRASMDSQQHNQIINQVQLRSIEDAPKW; encoded by the coding sequence aATGGCAGTTCTGAAGACAACAAATTCCTGGATTCTGAGTTCAGGTACACCCTCTTCCCCGTCTTCTACAGCCTGGTCTTCATCCTGGGGCTGACGGGCAATTGCTGCGCCTTGTTTGTGCTGCGCAAGATGCGCGAGGCCAAGGCCATCAACGAGATCCGGATCTACATGACCAACCTGACGGTGGCCGATCTGCTCTTCGTGACCGCCCTGCCGCTCTGGATCAGTTACTACAAAGAGCACGGGCACTGGGCCTTCTCAGACGCCCTCTGCCGCATCACGGGCTCCATGTTCTTCATCAACACCTACTgctccatcctcttcctcacgGTCATCAGCTTCAATCGCTACTGGGCGGTCACCCAGCCGCTGGACGCGGCGTCGTGCGACCACAGGCGACGGGGCATCGTGGTGTCTGTGGTGATCTGGGCCACCACGCTTTCAGCCAGCATCCCCTACCTGGTCTTCCCTGGCATCAATGAGCACAATGAAACTGGCGTCAACATCATACGCTGCTTCGAGGGCTACCAAAACGAGACGAAGGAGCAGAAGTGGTGGGTCGCTAAAACCCACTTCGTCATCATTGGATTCTTCGCCCTGGTATTCCTGCTGGTGGTGATCTGCAACCTGCTGATTGGCCGGACGCTGATGCTGCAGCAGATGAATAAGGCCGGGAGGCAGGGCTGGAGGCTGAAGAAGCACGCCCTGTCCATGGTAtgcgtggtggtggtggtgttcgTGGTCTGCTTCGTGCCCCACCACGTGGTGCAGGGCCCCTGGACGATGGCCGTGCTGGGGCTGACTCACTGGGCGGAGGACACCCAGCAGTGGCTGAATAACGTCCACCAAATCACGCTCATGCTCATGGGCCTCAACTGCCTGCTGGACCCTGTGGTGTACTGCTTCGCCACCAGAAAGTTCCGCCGGTACATCTGCGACCACTTCAGGAAGCTTAGCAGGGGCCGCATGTGCTCCAGGTACACCGCCAGCACGCGTGCCTCCATGGACTCCCAGCAGCACAACCAGATCATCAACCAGGTCCAGCTCAGGTCTATAGAGGATGCACCTAAGTGGTAG
- the LOC118787434 gene encoding Fc receptor-like protein 3, with the protein MRRLQVQVLHTPQRSTMLGLLLLCASANAAYTNSPGDLMVLPATSSAVNQSSPPTGVVLNFTHGSSVKLVGDWVSISCQSNYSAESGLYTWYHRNQPTGAFFPIGNGSVLTRANLRLSDSGQYKCMFREAHGIIELTVLERISNLSVVASPQDLFVFEGHSVTLECIASSAPTLISWTWYRLGEAGSQSIASERVLTLSRAEETGEYYCHANSSMLGISQQETSQNHKVYIIPMPVECRLGVAAFALTLLCWIFIILIIVVALLLMQRGTDSTALNMVPMASPAKGLPASAKGTKADLQQPTDDEVYMNCEGTGEAYSDLNPNHMIEENTYDCLS; encoded by the exons ATGCGCAGGTTACAGGTACAGGTGCTCCACACTCCGCAGAGAAGCACCatgctggggctgctgctgctctgcgCATCAGCAAATGCAG CTTACACAAACAGCCCTGGGGATTTAATGGTACTTCCAGCAACGTCTTCTGCAGTGAACCAAAGCT CTCCTCCCACCGGGGTGGTCCTGAACTTCACGCATGGTTCGTCCGTGAAGCTGGTCGGCGACTGGGTCAGCATATCTTGTCAGAGTAATTACAGTGCTGAATCAGGATTGTACACCTGGTACCACCGTAACCAACCAACAGGCGCATTCTTCCCGATTGGGAATGGCTCAGTCCTGACTAGGGCGAACCTCAGGCTGAGTGATTCAGGACAGTACAAATGTATGTTTCGTGAGGCACATGGTATCATCGAACTGACAGTACTCG AGAGAATCTCCAACCTTTCAGTGGTGGCCAGCCCCCAggatctgtttgtgtttgagggACACAGTGTCACTTTGGAATGCATTGCCTCCTCTGCCCCCACCTTGATCAGCTGGACatggtacaggctgggagagGCAGGCTCCCAAAGCATTGCCTCTGAGCGGGTTCTCACCCTGAGCAGGGCAGAAGAGACTGGAGAGTACTACTGCCACGCTAACAGCTCAATGCTGGGTATCAGTCAACAGGAAACCAGCCAAAACCATAAAGTCTATATCATTCCCATGCCAG TGGAATGCCGTTTAGGCGTGGCCGCCTTTGCTCTGACTCTTCTCTGCTGGATCTTCATCATCCTTATCATTGTCGTCGCTCTACTCCTGATGCAGCGGGGAACGGACAGTACAGCTCTCAACATGGTGCCCATGGCCTCACCTGCAAAGG GTTTGCCTGCATCTGCAAAGGGTACAAA GGCGGACCTTCAGCAGCCCACCGATGATGAAGTTTACATGAACTGCGAGGGGACGGGGGAAGCCTACAGCGACCTGAACCCCAATCACATGATCGAGGAGAACACCTACGACTGCTTGTCCTGA